The Chitinophagales bacterium genome has a window encoding:
- a CDS encoding TonB-dependent receptor encodes MTDSKIVLNNHFIRTALLIAMLFSFAHVGAQVTDTLKEVKIRARKAKEKVANDERLNTYSPGQNIITIDSTMLEQYRFQSMANLLSQQVPVFVKSYGLNNVATLNFRGASAAQSQVYWNGIPLQNAALGIADVSLLPVALMNKVNVVYGSSSALWGSGNVGGALLVENDLPDYDDSGSFVHSVSAVAASYGHYQVGLKSALSTKRFVLSANIFGQTATNDFTYMDIAGKEQHMKNAQLQSGVGLIQAGYQLNDRSTLTGRVWYQQYYREIPPALFESVSLKNQRDESIRTMLEWKRTGEKTKTYAKLAYIRDFVWYRDTTVLVNSKNYTGQVYAEAGVDHRFNEHHKLLVFTPVYISWIEMITAGDRYTQNRFALAAAYLYTGLHDKLNVSVNGRGEAVNNISYLLPGVNAGYAVNRFLHVRANVQRTYRVPTLNELYYIPGGNPSLKPERGWNEDIGYTLSTGSYTLKREYLHDKNNSFVNARLQRKCVVTHSLSVYNRVINDWIAWFGGAIWTPHNIATVHSRGLQTENKLTYIVRKDLVLHMSVNGAYTLATTTSSYLPGDGSIGKQIPYTPLYNGQGNVGATWKRFYVNYNHTYTGLRYVTTDESFSVAAYTLGNLQLMYTLPLGDNQLQLTGQCNNIWNAKYQVVNARPMPGANWLVGANFTFGQ; translated from the coding sequence ATGACAGACAGTAAGATAGTATTGAACAACCACTTTATAAGAACGGCATTGCTGATAGCGATGCTGTTCTCTTTTGCGCATGTTGGTGCGCAGGTTACCGATACGCTGAAAGAAGTAAAGATCAGGGCAAGGAAAGCGAAGGAGAAAGTAGCTAATGATGAACGGCTGAACACCTATTCACCGGGCCAGAATATCATAACCATAGATAGTACAATGCTGGAACAATACCGTTTTCAGAGCATGGCCAACCTATTGTCTCAGCAGGTGCCGGTATTCGTCAAGTCGTACGGGCTGAATAATGTGGCTACGCTCAATTTTCGCGGAGCATCGGCTGCGCAGTCGCAGGTGTACTGGAACGGAATACCCTTGCAAAATGCCGCACTGGGTATAGCTGACGTATCGTTATTGCCTGTTGCGCTTATGAATAAGGTGAATGTGGTATATGGCAGCTCGTCTGCGCTATGGGGCAGTGGTAATGTGGGTGGTGCCTTGCTGGTAGAGAATGACCTGCCGGATTATGATGACAGCGGCAGTTTCGTACATTCAGTATCGGCAGTGGCAGCCAGCTATGGGCATTACCAGGTGGGGTTGAAGTCTGCTTTATCAACTAAACGTTTTGTGCTGAGCGCTAACATATTCGGGCAGACTGCCACTAATGATTTTACCTACATGGATATTGCAGGCAAAGAGCAGCACATGAAGAATGCGCAGTTGCAGAGTGGAGTGGGACTGATACAGGCGGGCTATCAACTCAATGACAGGAGTACGCTTACGGGTAGGGTGTGGTACCAGCAATATTACAGGGAGATACCACCTGCTTTGTTCGAGTCGGTATCGCTGAAGAACCAGCGGGATGAATCTATCAGGACCATGCTGGAATGGAAACGCACAGGTGAAAAAACGAAAACCTATGCTAAACTGGCGTATATCCGCGATTTTGTCTGGTACAGGGACACAACCGTGCTGGTGAACTCGAAGAACTATACCGGGCAGGTATATGCCGAGGCGGGTGTTGACCACCGATTCAATGAGCATCACAAACTGCTGGTGTTTACTCCGGTATATATTTCATGGATAGAAATGATAACGGCTGGAGACAGGTATACGCAAAACCGTTTTGCACTGGCGGCAGCATATTTATATACAGGTTTGCATGATAAACTGAATGTATCGGTAAATGGCAGGGGAGAGGCAGTAAATAACATAAGCTACCTGCTGCCTGGTGTGAATGCCGGGTATGCAGTGAACAGGTTCCTGCATGTGCGTGCCAATGTGCAGCGCACCTATCGTGTGCCTACGCTCAACGAGCTGTATTACATACCGGGTGGCAATCCTTCTCTGAAACCGGAGCGCGGTTGGAATGAGGATATAGGATATACACTCTCAACAGGCTCATACACTTTAAAACGCGAATACCTGCATGATAAAAATAATAGTTTCGTTAATGCAAGGTTGCAAAGAAAATGTGTGGTGACACATAGCCTGAGTGTATATAACCGTGTCATAAACGACTGGATTGCCTGGTTTGGCGGTGCCATATGGACACCGCACAATATTGCAACCGTGCACAGCCGGGGATTGCAAACAGAGAATAAGCTTACTTATATAGTGCGTAAAGACCTTGTGCTACACATGTCAGTAAATGGTGCATATACGTTAGCTACTACAACTTCAAGCTATCTGCCGGGCGATGGTAGTATTGGTAAGCAGATACCCTATACGCCCTTGTATAACGGGCAGGGAAATGTAGGTGCTACGTGGAAGAGATTTTATGTGAATTATAATCACACATATACTGGGCTGCGTTATGTTACTACTGACGAATCGTTCAGCGTGGCGGCCTATACATTGGGCAACCTGCAACTGATGTACACTTTGCCATTAGGTGATAATCAACTGCAACTGACAGGGCAGTGCAACAATATATGGAATGCAAAGTACCAGGTAGTGAATGCGAGACCCATGCCGGGTGCCAATTGGTTAGTGGGAGCTAATTTTACCTTTGGGCAGTAA
- a CDS encoding T9SS type A sorting domain-containing protein codes for MRQFVLLCMVCCTMPALAQYAPQAGVAGSDAIGKDDTRIVAWAKTCTVERGWLNIADKSKGQVTLGDPGNGIGKSDNVVVSLGDSGVAVVTFSGALYNGPGPDFAVFENGFVNGADPEEAFLELAFVEVSSDGVNYTRFAASSLTDTPQVPMAGVYMNARKVNNLAGKYRAGYGTPFDLEELKGSPDLDIDHITHVRIVDVIGDLGSHGTTDTAGNKINDPYPTEIPSGGFDLDAVAALSIPGWWPAGIDDVATNYRIYPNPAIDVLHVDCEMQLKNMTVTTVTGVAVIQLPMNGQHAKVDIGHLTTGIYYLILNDANGNQWVERFTKY; via the coding sequence ATGAGGCAATTTGTTCTTTTATGTATGGTTTGCTGCACTATGCCTGCGCTGGCACAATACGCACCACAGGCAGGTGTTGCCGGCAGTGATGCTATCGGCAAGGATGATACGCGCATTGTAGCATGGGCAAAGACCTGCACCGTAGAGCGAGGCTGGCTGAATATTGCCGATAAATCGAAAGGACAGGTGACGCTGGGCGACCCCGGAAATGGTATTGGCAAGTCGGACAACGTGGTGGTGAGCCTGGGTGATAGTGGAGTAGCAGTTGTTACTTTTTCCGGAGCATTATACAATGGCCCCGGCCCTGACTTCGCCGTGTTTGAAAATGGTTTTGTGAATGGTGCCGATCCTGAAGAAGCATTCCTGGAACTGGCCTTTGTAGAGGTGAGCTCAGACGGGGTGAACTACACACGCTTTGCAGCTTCCTCGTTGACTGATACGCCACAGGTGCCCATGGCAGGAGTGTATATGAATGCCCGCAAGGTAAATAACCTGGCAGGTAAATACAGGGCCGGTTATGGTACGCCTTTCGACCTGGAAGAACTGAAAGGTTCGCCGGATCTGGATATAGACCATATAACACATGTAAGGATAGTTGACGTAATAGGTGACCTTGGTAGCCATGGTACGACAGATACCGCAGGTAATAAGATAAACGACCCATATCCTACGGAGATACCTTCGGGAGGTTTTGACCTGGATGCCGTGGCTGCATTGAGTATACCGGGTTGGTGGCCTGCAGGTATTGATGATGTAGCAACGAATTACAGGATATATCCCAACCCCGCAATTGATGTATTGCATGTTGATTGCGAAATGCAGTTGAAAAATATGACAGTAACAACTGTTACAGGTGTCGCAGTGATACAGTTGCCAATGAATGGCCAACATGCAAAAGTTGACATTGGTCATTTAACCACAGGGATATATTACCTAATATTGAACGATGCAAACGGCAACCAATGGGTAGAACGTTTTACAAAATACTAG
- a CDS encoding DUF4465 domain-containing protein codes for MRKILTFATALALGTTMVEAQTVATFDTLTLAGTDTFYVNYSNPGNDVGFDDGLAHFECVYDTAGYSGLSKGFAYSNMTDSANGTYNNIYSAKTGIGYNGSSQYLLASAYDAIGIKLKGKAAGQPVKGFYITNTAYGYAEMKGGGFSKKFGGTPNTDPDWFKVTIKGYLNGMPKTDSIDFYLADYRDADSTKDYIIKTWEWVNLLPLEEVDSLSFSLSSTDTAGGFGMNNPAFFCMDNFETFETSSVGNTPGVYVAKVYPNPASDKLYIELQDKAIKDITVLDMSGRMIEHFSATDTIVVHTGNYVPGVYFIRLSGDNGTAVSRFVKQ; via the coding sequence ATGCGCAAAATCTTGACTTTCGCAACCGCCCTGGCACTGGGCACCACAATGGTTGAAGCACAAACCGTTGCTACTTTTGACACGCTTACCCTGGCAGGTACAGACACTTTCTATGTTAACTATTCTAATCCCGGCAACGACGTGGGCTTCGACGACGGGTTGGCACATTTTGAATGTGTGTATGACACCGCCGGTTACAGCGGATTGAGCAAAGGTTTTGCTTATTCGAACATGACCGACAGTGCGAATGGAACTTACAATAATATCTATTCTGCTAAAACAGGTATAGGTTATAATGGTAGCAGCCAATACTTATTAGCATCTGCATACGATGCGATAGGCATTAAACTGAAAGGCAAAGCAGCAGGTCAGCCTGTAAAAGGTTTTTACATCACTAATACTGCTTATGGCTACGCCGAAATGAAAGGTGGTGGTTTCAGTAAGAAGTTCGGGGGGACACCGAACACTGATCCTGATTGGTTCAAAGTAACAATAAAGGGTTACCTGAACGGCATGCCGAAGACCGATAGCATAGATTTTTACCTGGCGGATTACAGGGATGCAGACAGTACGAAAGATTACATCATAAAAACATGGGAGTGGGTAAACCTGTTGCCGCTTGAAGAAGTGGATAGCCTGAGCTTCTCGCTTAGCTCTACAGACACGGCAGGAGGCTTTGGTATGAACAATCCTGCCTTCTTCTGTATGGATAATTTTGAGACCTTTGAGACATCTTCAGTAGGGAATACACCCGGGGTGTACGTAGCCAAAGTGTATCCGAACCCTGCCAGCGATAAGTTGTATATTGAGTTGCAGGACAAAGCTATAAAGGATATTACAGTGCTGGATATGTCGGGCAGGATGATAGAGCATTTTTCGGCTACGGATACTATTGTTGTGCATACAGGCAACTATGTACCTGGTGTATATTTCATCAGACTCTCGGGCGATAATGGAACGGCTGTTTCACGCTTTGTAAAACAATAA
- the rlmB gene encoding 23S rRNA (guanosine(2251)-2'-O)-methyltransferase RlmB, producing the protein MDYLCQVKRTNNLPLLIGRKPLIEALKQGTAVEKIFLLRTATGEEISTIKKLAREKNIPLSQVPEEKLNSMTRSMHQGVVAWTSLLNYTELQDAISYVVENGEVPLFVLLDGVTDVRNVGAIARTALCCGAQGLILPTSSSASLTEEAIKTSAGALTKILLCRIPSVQQAIDILRLNGLQVLGTQMKGSVPVYEADFSVPSCIVMGAEDTGISKDVLKRADQLIHIPMTTGFDSLNVSVATGMVLYEAMRQRLLA; encoded by the coding sequence ATAGATTACCTTTGCCAGGTGAAACGTACTAATAATCTCCCATTATTGATAGGCCGCAAGCCACTTATTGAGGCCCTGAAACAAGGCACTGCCGTAGAAAAGATATTCCTGCTACGTACGGCTACGGGCGAGGAGATAAGCACAATCAAAAAGCTGGCAAGAGAAAAGAACATTCCACTGAGCCAGGTACCTGAAGAGAAGCTGAACAGTATGACCCGTAGCATGCACCAGGGCGTAGTAGCGTGGACCAGCCTGCTGAACTATACAGAACTGCAGGATGCCATATCATACGTGGTGGAGAATGGAGAAGTTCCGCTGTTCGTATTGTTGGATGGTGTGACCGATGTGCGTAATGTGGGTGCCATTGCCCGTACCGCTTTGTGTTGCGGTGCGCAGGGACTCATATTGCCCACCTCTTCATCTGCATCGCTTACTGAAGAAGCCATAAAGACATCAGCCGGAGCATTGACAAAAATATTGTTGTGCCGTATTCCTTCTGTACAGCAGGCAATAGACATCTTACGACTGAATGGGTTACAGGTGCTGGGTACGCAAATGAAAGGTAGTGTTCCTGTATATGAAGCCGACTTTTCGGTACCCTCCTGTATAGTAATGGGGGCGGAAGATACAGGTATCAGTAAGGATGTGTTGAAACGTGCTGACCAACTTATACATATACCCATGACTACAGGTTTCGACTCGCTGAATGTATCGGTAGCTACGGGTATGGTGTTGTATGAAGCCATGAGACAGCGTTTGCTGGCATAA
- a CDS encoding cysteine-rich CWC family protein, producing the protein MATKQCSKCNTPFACTAPIAGCWCEQYTVPIDTLQHLKSTYDNCLCPDCLSEYATGNAPAETSPTNKE; encoded by the coding sequence ATGGCAACCAAGCAATGCAGCAAATGCAATACACCTTTTGCATGTACCGCACCAATAGCGGGGTGCTGGTGTGAGCAATACACTGTGCCTATAGATACATTACAACACCTGAAAAGTACCTATGATAACTGCCTGTGCCCGGACTGCCTGTCTGAATATGCAACAGGAAATGCCCCGGCAGAAACAAGCCCGACAAATAAAGAATAG
- a CDS encoding clan AA aspartic protease, with translation MKKALAILFVNLVVPLVLLANDFTLNKGYVNNKGFYVSVPFETQNDLIILNVSLNGHPKKFLLDTGAPTAISSSLQKQFDFGFFARLGASDINGNSDSFTAISVDELNIGGMSVKDVPALVVSNKNPIFRHLDIDGIIGSNFLRHMIVRISVKDKTITFTDNIELLNLEHAYAEYMSTDKDMQSSPVIKVHLGDDITEELLFDTGFSGFYDLASVKFSMFSQHDDVNVMGVEKDKAMYGMMGVEKPTEKYKVLIPRYTVGGFVFHNVIAYTSSDDNSKLGAKFLRTADVTLDYVNNKFYMQPYTMAGTAFGDYCCMDAYYCKTE, from the coding sequence ATGAAGAAAGCATTGGCCATATTATTCGTTAACCTGGTAGTCCCACTGGTACTGTTAGCCAACGATTTTACCCTGAATAAGGGATATGTAAATAACAAAGGTTTTTACGTTAGTGTACCTTTCGAAACACAGAATGACCTGATCATCCTTAATGTATCCCTGAACGGTCACCCAAAGAAATTTCTACTGGATACAGGCGCACCTACCGCCATTTCCTCTTCTTTACAAAAACAGTTCGATTTTGGATTTTTTGCCAGGCTGGGAGCCAGCGATATAAATGGCAATAGTGATTCCTTTACCGCTATCAGCGTTGATGAGCTCAATATAGGCGGGATGTCTGTTAAGGATGTACCTGCGTTAGTAGTCAGCAATAAGAATCCCATATTCAGGCACCTGGATATAGACGGCATAATAGGCAGCAACTTTTTGCGTCATATGATCGTACGTATTTCTGTAAAAGACAAAACCATAACCTTTACCGACAATATTGAACTACTGAACCTTGAGCATGCTTATGCTGAATATATGTCAACAGATAAGGACATGCAAAGCTCACCTGTGATCAAAGTGCATCTTGGGGATGATATTACAGAAGAATTGTTGTTTGATACCGGTTTTTCAGGTTTTTACGATCTGGCTTCAGTTAAGTTCTCTATGTTCAGCCAGCACGATGATGTAAACGTAATGGGGGTTGAAAAGGACAAAGCTATGTATGGTATGATGGGAGTAGAGAAGCCGACTGAAAAATATAAGGTGCTGATACCAAGGTATACTGTTGGGGGCTTTGTTTTCCATAATGTGATCGCGTATACTTCAAGCGACGATAACTCTAAGTTAGGTGCCAAGTTCCTGCGCACAGCCGATGTAACCCTTGACTATGTAAATAACAAATTTTACATGCAGCCTTACACGATGGCTGGTACAGCCTTTGGCGACTATTGCTGCATGGATGCATATTATTGCAAGACAGAATAG